From one Rhodoferax sp. PAMC 29310 genomic stretch:
- a CDS encoding alpha/beta fold hydrolase, whose protein sequence is MKSDLEQSIRFCQSLDGLRIAYATIGRGPALVRAAHFFTHIDFDLGSPVWHPWLVELSRHRQLVRYDGRGCGLSDLDPAPQTLDAWVADLEAVVDAAGLTRFALIGCSQGAAIAIDYAVRHPQRVSCLVLLGGYSRGPMRRDPTQAQVKEAKLLVEMIKVGWGRDNPAFRQVFTSLFIPDGSPEQVDWFNELERLSTSPEHAARVVAAFGQIDVTALAARIACPALVLHARGDARVPFEEGRRTAGLIPGARFVPLESRNHALLAGEPAFAHCFGEIQSFLDEHDASPRHGSAFKNLSPSERALVELLAHGLDNLQIAAHLGLAEKTVRNKVSAVFSKLDVATRAQAIVHAREEGFGIQPLPR, encoded by the coding sequence GTGAAGTCTGACCTCGAACAATCGATCCGCTTCTGCCAGTCTCTGGACGGATTGCGCATTGCCTACGCGACCATCGGCCGCGGTCCGGCACTGGTGCGCGCGGCCCACTTCTTCACCCACATCGACTTCGACCTCGGCAGCCCCGTCTGGCATCCCTGGCTGGTCGAACTCAGCCGCCACCGCCAGTTGGTTCGTTATGACGGACGGGGATGCGGTCTGTCGGACCTGGATCCGGCACCGCAGACGCTCGACGCCTGGGTGGCCGACCTCGAGGCTGTGGTGGACGCCGCCGGGCTGACGCGCTTTGCGCTGATCGGCTGTTCGCAGGGTGCCGCAATTGCCATCGACTACGCTGTGCGCCACCCACAGCGCGTCTCCTGCCTGGTGCTGCTGGGAGGCTACTCGCGTGGACCGATGCGTCGCGACCCGACGCAGGCACAGGTCAAGGAGGCCAAACTGCTGGTCGAGATGATCAAGGTGGGCTGGGGGCGCGACAACCCGGCGTTTCGCCAGGTGTTCACCTCCTTGTTCATTCCCGACGGGTCGCCTGAACAGGTTGACTGGTTCAACGAACTCGAGCGACTTTCGACCAGCCCAGAACATGCAGCGCGCGTCGTCGCCGCCTTCGGCCAGATCGACGTGACAGCCTTGGCCGCCCGCATCGCTTGCCCTGCGCTGGTTCTGCATGCCCGCGGCGATGCCCGCGTGCCGTTCGAGGAAGGCCGACGAACTGCCGGATTGATCCCCGGCGCACGTTTCGTGCCGCTGGAGAGCCGCAACCATGCGCTGCTGGCTGGCGAGCCGGCCTTCGCCCATTGTTTTGGCGAGATCCAGTCCTTTCTCGATGAACACGATGCGAGCCCGCGCCATGGGTCGGCGTTCAAGAACCTGAGCCCGAGCGAGCGGGCGCTCGTCGAATTGCTGGCGCATGGCCTGGACAATTTGCAGATCGCGGCGCACCTCGGCCTAGCCGAGAAAACAGTGCGCAACAAGGTCTCCGCAGTGTTTAGCAAGCTCGACGTGGCCACACGTGCACAGGCCATCGTGCATGCGCGCGAGGAGGGTTTCGGTATCCAACCGCTGCCGCGCTGA
- a CDS encoding 3'-5' exonuclease: MKTLYSTPSKEEIALLPEFPRLPISRITLVSTESQAIEARDALLQTRNWGFDTESKPTFVKDQASEGPHILQLSTLDKAWVFQLHDLACRSVAAQLLALPGYTKAGFGLGDDRRRIIHKLGVDPADVLELNTVFQARGYRKDMGIKGGIAVLFNQRFAKSKKAATSNWSMPQLTPSQLTYAANDAYGAIQVFHALRLS; encoded by the coding sequence ATGAAAACTTTGTACAGCACCCCCAGCAAGGAAGAGATCGCCTTGCTGCCCGAATTTCCCCGCCTGCCCATCAGCCGGATTACATTGGTCAGCACCGAATCGCAAGCTATTGAAGCGCGCGACGCCTTGCTGCAAACCCGGAACTGGGGTTTTGACACCGAGTCAAAACCAACGTTCGTCAAAGACCAGGCGTCAGAGGGGCCGCACATTCTTCAACTCTCAACCTTGGACAAAGCCTGGGTGTTTCAGCTCCATGACTTGGCTTGCCGCAGTGTGGCTGCACAACTGCTCGCCCTGCCCGGCTACACCAAAGCCGGCTTTGGCCTGGGCGACGACCGTCGGCGCATCATTCACAAACTGGGCGTTGACCCGGCCGATGTGCTGGAACTCAACACGGTCTTTCAGGCCCGTGGCTACCGAAAAGACATGGGCATCAAAGGCGGTATCGCGGTGCTATTCAACCAACGCTTCGCCAAGTCCAAGAAAGCCGCCACCTCCAACTGGTCCATGCCACAGCTGACGCCATCGCAACTGACCTACGCCGCCAATGATGCGTATGGCGCCATTCAGGTGTTTCATGCCTTGAGGCTGAGTTGA
- a CDS encoding 16S rRNA pseudouridine(516) synthase, protein MQIQDILFSQGFGTRRVCAGLIQQGLVQVYESNEALPPVPCAESATDFVADGLRFRVQGVDWPFQEKAYILLNKPTATECSQKPSTYPSIYTLLPSPLRLRPQKGAVQGVQAVGRLDQDTTGLLLLTDDGKFIHRMSSPRHHVPKVYEVTVKHPLDEVQVNMLLSGVVLDDDPKPVLAAACEAVSSHHLRLTLTEGKYHQVKRMVAAVSNRVEALHRSQIGGLRLPDDLGPGQWRWLSQADLASIQN, encoded by the coding sequence ATGCAGATACAAGACATTCTTTTTTCCCAAGGCTTTGGTACGCGCCGCGTGTGCGCTGGCTTGATTCAACAAGGGTTGGTTCAGGTTTATGAGTCAAATGAGGCTCTACCGCCCGTCCCCTGTGCGGAGTCAGCTACTGATTTTGTAGCGGATGGCCTGCGCTTCAGGGTGCAGGGTGTGGACTGGCCGTTTCAGGAGAAAGCCTACATCTTGCTCAACAAACCCACGGCGACCGAGTGCTCGCAGAAACCGTCCACTTACCCCAGCATTTACACCCTCTTGCCGTCGCCGCTGCGTCTTCGCCCGCAAAAGGGGGCCGTGCAGGGTGTGCAAGCGGTCGGGCGGCTGGACCAAGACACGACAGGGCTGCTGCTGCTCACGGACGATGGCAAGTTCATCCACCGCATGAGTTCGCCACGCCACCACGTGCCCAAGGTGTATGAAGTCACGGTGAAGCACCCGCTGGACGAGGTGCAGGTCAACATGCTTTTGTCAGGCGTGGTGCTGGACGACGACCCCAAGCCGGTGCTGGCTGCCGCCTGTGAGGCTGTGTCCAGCCACCATCTGCGGTTGACGCTGACGGAAGGTAAATACCACCAGGTCAAACGCATGGTGGCGGCGGTGAGCAACCGGGTTGAGGCATTGCATCGTTCGCAAATTGGCGGGCTTCGTCTGCCCGACGATTTGGGGCCGGGCCAATGGCGTTGGTTGAGCCAGGCCGATCTGGCCAGTATTCAGAATTAA
- a CDS encoding EI24 domain-containing protein — MTLFFDSFWRAVGYCLRPRVIALSFLPLVVMVALALGLGYYYWEPALDWVREMLEASSTVNTVWDWLQSVGAGSIKMVLAPMVVIFAVTPVIVVLSLLLVAVLMTPALTSLVAERRFPLLERKHGGSLARSLIWSFGSTLLAVVALIVSIPLWLVPPLVLVLPPLIWGWLTYRVMAFDALAEHASAEERQLLFKQHRSWLLGIGVFCGFLGAAPSLLWASGALFAAAFVVLVPIAIWIYTLVFAFSSLWFAHYCLAALHTLRANTAQTVATAPLVAALPASVVDVDAVTLADDSTTQPPALR; from the coding sequence ATGACCTTGTTTTTTGATTCCTTCTGGCGCGCCGTGGGCTACTGCCTGCGTCCGCGCGTGATTGCTTTGTCTTTTCTTCCGCTGGTGGTGATGGTGGCGCTGGCGCTGGGCCTGGGCTATTACTACTGGGAGCCAGCGTTGGACTGGGTGCGCGAGATGCTGGAGGCGTCGTCCACGGTCAACACGGTGTGGGACTGGCTCCAAAGCGTGGGGGCGGGCAGCATCAAGATGGTGTTGGCGCCGATGGTGGTGATCTTTGCTGTGACGCCGGTCATTGTGGTGCTCTCACTGTTGCTTGTCGCTGTGCTGATGACGCCTGCGTTGACCAGTTTGGTGGCTGAGCGGCGCTTCCCCCTGTTGGAACGAAAACATGGCGGCTCATTGGCGCGCAGCTTGATTTGGTCATTTGGCTCCACCTTGCTGGCCGTGGTGGCTTTGATTGTGTCCATCCCCCTTTGGCTGGTACCCCCGCTGGTACTGGTGTTGCCGCCCTTGATCTGGGGCTGGCTGACCTACCGGGTGATGGCGTTTGACGCCCTGGCCGAGCACGCCAGTGCAGAAGAGCGCCAACTTCTTTTTAAACAACATCGCAGTTGGCTGCTGGGCATTGGTGTGTTTTGCGGCTTCTTGGGGGCAGCGCCCAGCCTGCTATGGGCGTCTGGTGCCCTGTTTGCGGCCGCGTTTGTGGTTTTGGTTCCGATTGCGATCTGGATTTACACGCTGGTGTTTGCGTTTTCGTCGCTCTGGTTTGCGCATTACTGTCTGGCGGCGCTTCACACGCTGCGTGCCAACACGGCACAAACGGTTGCCACAGCGCCTTTGGTAGCGGCGCTGCCAGCCTCCGTGGTTGACGTTGACGCAGTAACATTGGCGGATGACTCAACCACCCAGCCTCCCGCCCTCCGTTAA
- a CDS encoding molybdopterin-binding protein, which yields MTQPPSLPPSVKPDARFGLIIVGDEILSGKRTDKHLPKVIELLKARGLQLDYAEYVGDSPDRITATLKRAFASGDVVFSTGGIGATPDDHTRQCAARAQGLSLALHTQAEALIRQRMQESAIEQGTVYEANRPDNIHRLNMGVFPVGAEIIPNPFNKIPGFTCGTVHFVPGFPVMAWPMMEWVLDTHYPHLHKVSTWIEQSVIVFGAMEATLTPLMEEIEKAFAGVKVFSLPSVDHPQYGRHIELGVKGEPALVSQAYAVLLSGLKGFDARLGPELVQK from the coding sequence ATGACTCAACCACCCAGCCTCCCGCCCTCCGTTAAGCCCGACGCCCGCTTTGGGCTGATCATTGTCGGAGACGAAATTTTGTCCGGAAAACGGACGGACAAACACCTTCCTAAAGTCATTGAGTTGCTCAAGGCACGGGGCCTTCAGCTGGATTACGCCGAGTACGTGGGCGACTCACCCGATCGCATCACGGCGACCCTGAAACGGGCGTTTGCCTCAGGCGATGTTGTGTTTTCGACCGGTGGCATTGGCGCCACGCCCGATGACCACACCCGGCAATGTGCGGCCCGGGCTCAAGGCTTGAGTTTGGCGCTTCACACGCAGGCCGAAGCTTTAATTCGGCAGAGAATGCAGGAATCTGCGATCGAGCAGGGCACGGTTTATGAGGCGAACCGCCCGGACAATATTCACCGTCTGAACATGGGCGTGTTTCCTGTCGGGGCCGAGATCATTCCCAATCCGTTTAACAAAATCCCGGGTTTCACCTGCGGCACGGTTCATTTTGTGCCCGGCTTTCCGGTCATGGCTTGGCCGATGATGGAGTGGGTGCTGGACACACATTACCCGCACCTGCACAAGGTGTCGACCTGGATCGAGCAGTCCGTGATTGTTTTTGGTGCCATGGAAGCCACCCTGACGCCCTTGATGGAAGAGATCGAGAAAGCGTTTGCGGGCGTGAAGGTGTTCAGCTTGCCCAGCGTGGATCATCCCCAGTACGGTCGCCACATTGAATTGGGGGTCAAGGGCGAGCCAGCGCTGGTGTCCCAAGCCTATGCGGTGCTGCTGAGCGGACTGAAAGGCTTTGATGCTCGATTGGGCCCAGAATTGGTGCAGAAATAA
- the glnA gene encoding type I glutamate--ammonia ligase: protein MAKTVADVMKMVKENEVKFVDFRFTDTRGKEQHVTVPVSHFDEEKFTDGHAFDGSSIAGWKGIEASDMQLMPDPNTANIDPFFEEATMILSCDVIDPADGKAYERDPRSLAKRAEAYMKASGFGDTAYFGPEPEFFVFDGVRWGNDMSGAFYKIDSEEGAWSSSKEFEHGNSGHRPTVKGGYFPVPPVDSFQDMRSEMCLVLEQLGIPVEVHHHEVANAGQMEIGTKFSTLVQRADWVQLQKYVVHNVAHAYGKTATFMPKPIVGDNGSGMHVHQSVWKDGKNLFAGDGYAGLSDFALYYIGGIIKHARALNAITNPGTNSYKRLVPHYEAPVKLAYSAKNRSASIRIPFVANPKGRRVEARFPDPLMNPYLGFSALLMAGLDGVENKIHPGEAASKDLYHLPPEEDKLIPTVCHSLDQALECLDADRAFLTKGGVFTDSYLDAYIDLKMQEVTRLRAATHPAEFDMYYSL from the coding sequence ATGGCCAAGACCGTCGCAGACGTCATGAAGATGGTGAAAGAGAACGAAGTCAAGTTTGTTGACTTCCGCTTCACCGATACCCGCGGTAAAGAGCAGCACGTGACCGTGCCTGTTTCTCACTTCGACGAAGAGAAATTTACCGACGGACACGCGTTTGACGGTTCGTCCATCGCTGGTTGGAAGGGTATTGAAGCCTCCGACATGCAGCTGATGCCTGATCCAAACACCGCCAACATCGACCCCTTCTTTGAAGAAGCCACGATGATTTTGAGCTGCGACGTCATCGACCCAGCCGACGGTAAAGCCTACGAGCGCGATCCCCGCTCTTTGGCCAAGCGCGCTGAGGCTTACATGAAGGCCTCCGGCTTTGGTGACACCGCTTACTTTGGTCCAGAGCCAGAGTTCTTCGTGTTTGACGGCGTGCGTTGGGGCAACGACATGTCGGGCGCTTTCTACAAGATTGATTCTGAAGAAGGGGCTTGGAGTTCAAGCAAAGAATTTGAGCACGGCAATTCCGGCCATCGTCCGACAGTTAAAGGTGGTTACTTCCCCGTGCCACCCGTTGACAGCTTCCAGGACATGCGTTCTGAGATGTGTCTGGTGCTGGAGCAACTGGGTATCCCGGTTGAAGTGCACCACCACGAAGTGGCTAATGCTGGCCAGATGGAAATTGGCACCAAATTCAGCACGCTGGTTCAGCGCGCTGACTGGGTTCAGCTGCAAAAGTATGTGGTCCACAACGTGGCGCATGCTTATGGAAAAACTGCCACTTTCATGCCAAAACCCATCGTTGGTGACAACGGTTCCGGCATGCACGTGCACCAGTCGGTCTGGAAAGACGGCAAAAACCTGTTCGCAGGCGACGGCTATGCTGGTTTGTCTGATTTCGCCCTGTACTACATCGGCGGCATCATCAAGCACGCTCGTGCCCTGAACGCCATCACCAATCCCGGTACTAACAGCTACAAGCGCCTGGTTCCTCACTATGAGGCACCGGTCAAGCTGGCTTACTCGGCTAAGAACCGCTCGGCCTCCATCCGGATTCCGTTCGTGGCTAACCCCAAAGGTCGTCGCGTTGAGGCTCGTTTCCCCGATCCACTGATGAACCCTTACCTCGGCTTCTCGGCCTTGTTGATGGCGGGTCTGGACGGCGTGGAAAACAAGATTCACCCCGGCGAAGCCGCCAGCAAGGATCTGTACCACTTGCCACCGGAAGAAGACAAGTTGATCCCGACTGTGTGCCACAGCCTGGACCAGGCGCTGGAATGTCTGGATGCCGATCGCGCGTTCCTGACCAAAGGCGGCGTGTTCACTGACTCCTACCTGGATGCCTACATTGATCTGAAGATGCAGGAAGTAACCCGTTTGCGCGCAGCGACTCACCCCGCTGAGTTCGACATGTACTACTCGCTCTAA
- the glnL gene encoding nitrogen regulation protein NR(II), whose product MVPAPSRSRPILSDSPKSVDDSHRFSSFDLLATLVAVVNGEGEVLFANAVLEDALGMSRRAIIGANLADHFTETSPLESALIGVSGNEFAALRYDAWLKRVNHDALPVHVIVSQTDNSREIIVELLPQEQQARQEREERLADQAQTNKELIRNLAHEIKNPLGGIRGAAQLLEMEIESRELTEYTQVIIREADRLQTLVDRLLAPHRRPHLVGDVNIHEVCERVRTLILAEFPKGLKVVRDYDTSIPEFRGDREQLIQTVLNIAHNACQALSELIADKQAHLTFRTRIARQVTFGKQRYRLALELHVIDNGPGVPDSIKDRIFYPLVSGREGGSGLGLTLAQTFVQQHHGLIECDSVPGHTDFKILIPLP is encoded by the coding sequence ATGGTTCCGGCGCCAAGTAGGTCTCGGCCAATTCTCTCTGATAGCCCGAAGAGTGTTGACGACAGTCACCGCTTTTCTTCCTTTGACCTTCTTGCCACACTGGTTGCCGTTGTGAATGGCGAGGGCGAGGTGCTATTTGCCAATGCCGTGCTGGAAGATGCCTTGGGCATGTCTCGCCGGGCCATCATCGGGGCCAATTTGGCCGACCATTTCACAGAAACATCGCCACTTGAGAGTGCTTTGATTGGCGTGAGCGGCAACGAGTTTGCTGCTTTGCGCTATGACGCCTGGCTCAAGCGGGTGAACCATGATGCGCTGCCCGTGCATGTGATCGTGTCGCAAACCGACAACTCGCGGGAAATCATTGTTGAGCTGCTGCCGCAAGAGCAGCAAGCACGTCAGGAGCGGGAGGAGCGCTTGGCGGACCAGGCGCAGACCAACAAGGAGCTCATTCGCAATCTGGCGCATGAGATCAAGAATCCGCTAGGCGGCATACGGGGCGCTGCCCAGTTGCTGGAGATGGAAATAGAGTCCCGTGAACTCACGGAGTACACCCAGGTCATCATCCGGGAGGCCGACCGTCTACAAACGCTGGTGGATCGATTGCTGGCACCGCACCGGCGCCCGCATTTGGTGGGTGACGTCAACATCCATGAGGTGTGCGAGCGTGTGCGTACTTTGATCTTGGCAGAATTTCCCAAGGGTCTGAAAGTGGTGCGGGACTATGACACCTCGATTCCCGAGTTTCGTGGTGACCGGGAACAGTTGATTCAAACGGTGTTGAACATTGCGCACAACGCCTGTCAGGCCTTGTCGGAGCTGATTGCAGACAAGCAAGCCCACTTGACATTTCGCACGCGTATCGCAAGACAGGTAACTTTTGGCAAACAACGCTACAGGTTGGCATTGGAATTGCATGTCATTGACAACGGGCCTGGCGTACCAGACTCGATCAAGGACCGAATCTTCTATCCGCTGGTTTCCGGGCGGGAAGGGGGATCGGGCTTGGGGCTGACATTGGCACAAACCTTTGTTCAGCAACACCATGGCTTGATTGAGTGTGACAGCGTGCCAGGCCACACGGACTTCAAGATATTGATACCTTTGCCGTGA
- the ntrC gene encoding nitrogen regulation protein NR(I) codes for MKPIWIADDDQSIRFVLEKALLRENLPTRSFTNPRDVLAALTSATEEDGPQILVSDIRMPGGSGLDLLEKVKEKFPGLPVIIMTAYSDLDSAVSAFQGGAFEYLPKPFDVPKAVELIRRAVEESQREEVAEESLAQTPEMLGQAPAMQDVFRAIGRLSQSNVTVMITGESGSGKELVARALHKHSTRSGGPFVAINTAAIPKDLLESELFGHERGAFTGAQTMRRGRFEQADGGTLFLDEIGDMPFDLQTRLLRVLSDGHFYRVGGHSAVKTNVRVIAATHQNLEQRVKEGGFREDLFHRLNVIRLRLPALRERKEDIAMLTRHFLQQSAAQLGVEPKRISDAALGWLGTFGFPGNVRQLENICHWLTVMAPAQVIEPKDLPPEVGVTQRTNVAAVDSPPVLPTVFAASPVEKWAEPAQIGAASAPPLDEVAETSTPATVPTGSGWELGLESDAAALLATDRTDVWDELTRRFEARLIQTALTATRGRRIEAALKLGIGRNTITRKIQELGLE; via the coding sequence ATGAAGCCGATTTGGATCGCAGATGATGACCAGTCCATCCGCTTCGTACTGGAGAAAGCCCTGTTGCGTGAAAACCTGCCGACCCGCAGCTTCACCAACCCCCGAGATGTACTGGCGGCCCTGACCAGCGCCACGGAAGAAGATGGCCCACAGATCTTGGTCAGCGACATTCGCATGCCTGGCGGTTCAGGTCTGGATCTGCTGGAAAAGGTCAAGGAGAAGTTCCCTGGCCTGCCCGTGATCATCATGACGGCTTATTCCGATCTGGATAGTGCCGTTTCCGCTTTCCAAGGTGGGGCTTTCGAATACCTGCCCAAGCCGTTTGACGTGCCGAAGGCCGTTGAACTGATTCGGCGCGCGGTTGAGGAAAGCCAGCGCGAAGAAGTGGCCGAGGAGAGCTTGGCCCAAACGCCAGAAATGCTGGGTCAGGCACCCGCCATGCAAGATGTCTTTCGGGCCATTGGCCGCTTGAGTCAGAGCAATGTCACGGTCATGATCACTGGCGAATCGGGTTCTGGCAAGGAGTTGGTCGCCCGCGCTTTGCACAAGCACTCCACGCGTTCAGGTGGGCCGTTTGTGGCCATCAACACGGCGGCTATTCCCAAGGATTTACTGGAGTCGGAGTTGTTTGGGCATGAGCGTGGCGCGTTCACCGGGGCGCAAACCATGCGGCGCGGCCGGTTTGAGCAGGCCGATGGCGGCACGCTGTTTCTGGACGAAATTGGGGACATGCCCTTCGATTTGCAAACCCGTTTGCTGCGGGTGCTGAGTGATGGCCACTTTTATCGTGTGGGCGGTCATTCCGCCGTCAAAACCAATGTGAGGGTCATTGCCGCCACGCACCAGAATCTGGAGCAACGTGTCAAAGAAGGCGGTTTTCGGGAAGACCTGTTTCACCGGCTCAACGTGATCCGCCTTCGACTGCCGGCCCTGCGGGAGCGCAAAGAAGACATCGCCATGTTGACCCGCCACTTCTTGCAGCAAAGCGCCGCCCAGCTTGGGGTAGAGCCCAAGCGAATTTCAGATGCCGCGCTGGGCTGGCTGGGGACTTTTGGCTTTCCTGGCAACGTGCGGCAACTTGAGAACATCTGCCATTGGCTAACTGTCATGGCACCTGCGCAAGTCATTGAGCCTAAAGATTTGCCACCAGAGGTTGGTGTGACACAGCGCACGAATGTGGCGGCAGTCGATTCACCGCCCGTTCTGCCCACGGTGTTTGCGGCCAGCCCGGTGGAAAAGTGGGCAGAACCGGCCCAAATCGGAGCAGCGAGTGCTCCGCCCCTCGACGAAGTGGCAGAGACTTCGACCCCCGCTACTGTTCCAACCGGAAGCGGCTGGGAGTTGGGCTTGGAGTCTGACGCAGCGGCCCTGCTGGCCACGGACCGAACCGACGTGTGGGATGAGTTGACACGCCGATTTGAGGCGCGCTTGATACAAACCGCTTTGACGGCAACTCGTGGCCGGCGCATTGAAGCCGCACTCAAACTTGGCATTGGGCGCAATACCATCACCCGGAAAATCCAGGAGCTTGGCTTGGAATAA
- a CDS encoding thioesterase family protein: protein MKAMNSATTERPQPAPRSAYKVFRSIGTRWMDNDAYGHVNNVVYYSWFDTAVNAYLIEQGVLDIHQGETIGLVIETQCNYFSPLAFPQTVEAGIRVSRLGGSSVRYEVGLFAAGEALTAARGHFVHVYVDKVSRRPQPLPSPLKTVLETLL, encoded by the coding sequence ATGAAGGCCATGAACTCTGCAACCACCGAACGCCCCCAACCTGCGCCACGCAGCGCTTACAAGGTCTTTCGGTCCATTGGCACTCGCTGGATGGACAACGATGCCTACGGTCATGTCAACAACGTGGTCTATTACAGTTGGTTTGACACCGCTGTGAATGCCTACCTGATCGAGCAGGGCGTGTTGGACATTCACCAGGGCGAGACGATTGGCCTAGTGATCGAGACCCAATGCAACTATTTTTCACCGCTGGCTTTCCCGCAAACGGTGGAGGCTGGCATTCGGGTGAGTCGACTTGGCGGGAGCAGTGTTCGTTACGAAGTTGGCCTGTTTGCCGCTGGCGAGGCCCTCACCGCCGCTCGGGGCCACTTTGTCCATGTGTATGTGGACAAAGTAAGCCGCCGGCCACAGCCGTTGCCTAGCCCTTTGAAAACTGTTCTTGAGACCCTTTTATGA
- a CDS encoding nitroreductase — MTLMNVADAITSRMSARAFTSQPVSRELITQLLQIACRAPSGTNTQPWKVYVLQGASQASLVDKVCTAHDAIRAQPELAAEYREAYDYYPEKWVSPYIDRRRENGWGLYGLLDIGKGDKDKMHAQQQRNFKFFDAPVGFMFTIDQVMGRGSLVDYGMFMQNIMVAARGLGLHTCPQAAWNGFAKIILPHIGAGENEMLVCGMSLGYADETKVVNTYHTPRVPVEEFTHWLD, encoded by the coding sequence ATGACACTCATGAACGTGGCAGATGCCATTACCTCGCGCATGTCGGCGCGAGCTTTTACCTCCCAACCTGTTTCGCGGGAATTGATCACCCAACTGCTGCAGATCGCCTGTCGGGCGCCTTCGGGTACCAACACCCAGCCTTGGAAGGTATATGTGTTGCAGGGCGCGAGTCAGGCTTCGCTGGTGGACAAGGTCTGTACCGCCCACGACGCCATTCGCGCGCAACCTGAATTGGCCGCCGAATACCGGGAGGCCTACGACTATTACCCTGAAAAGTGGGTCAGTCCCTATATTGACCGTCGCCGCGAAAACGGCTGGGGCCTGTATGGCTTGTTGGACATTGGCAAAGGCGACAAAGACAAGATGCACGCGCAGCAGCAGCGCAATTTCAAATTTTTTGACGCCCCAGTGGGATTCATGTTCACCATCGACCAGGTCATGGGCCGGGGATCATTGGTTGACTACGGCATGTTCATGCAAAACATCATGGTGGCCGCCCGCGGCCTAGGGTTGCACACCTGCCCGCAAGCGGCCTGGAATGGGTTTGCCAAGATCATCTTGCCCCATATTGGTGCCGGAGAGAACGAGATGCTGGTGTGCGGTATGTCCTTGGGCTATGCGGACGAAACCAAAGTAGTCAACACTTACCATACCCCACGCGTGCCGGTTGAGGAGTTCACCCATTGGTTGGACTAA
- a CDS encoding 2-hydroxyacid dehydrogenase: MIPKKPKILVARAVFPEVLAKLDTHFEVQSNQDDVLWTPEKLAQQLQGKVGVFTTGSQRVDAALLAVCPELKVCANMAVGFNNFDLAAMTAAGVLGTNTPGVLTETTADFGFALLMATARRIAESERFLRAGLWNRWRYDMFAGGEVHGSTLGILGMGRIGQGIAQRGAHGFGMKVIYHNRSRLDEATEAQCKARFVSKDELLAQADHLVLVLPYSESSHHAIGQAELSQMKPTATLINIARGGIVDDAALAVALKNGTIAAAGLDVFEGEPQVHPDLLTVPNVVLTPHIASATQATRLAMAHLAADNLIGFLCRGKALTPLNPEVLSATCR; the protein is encoded by the coding sequence ATGATTCCTAAGAAACCAAAAATTCTGGTTGCCAGAGCTGTTTTCCCCGAGGTGTTGGCCAAGCTTGACACTCATTTTGAGGTGCAGAGCAATCAGGATGATGTGCTTTGGACGCCCGAGAAGCTGGCGCAGCAGTTGCAGGGCAAAGTGGGCGTGTTCACCACGGGGAGCCAGCGTGTGGACGCGGCGTTGCTGGCGGTATGCCCTGAGTTGAAGGTCTGCGCCAATATGGCCGTGGGTTTTAACAACTTTGACCTGGCCGCCATGACCGCGGCCGGCGTGCTCGGCACCAATACCCCGGGCGTTTTGACTGAGACCACCGCTGACTTCGGGTTTGCCTTGCTCATGGCCACCGCACGACGCATCGCCGAGAGCGAACGCTTTTTGAGAGCCGGCTTGTGGAACCGCTGGCGCTATGACATGTTCGCCGGTGGCGAAGTGCATGGCAGCACTCTGGGCATTCTGGGCATGGGGCGCATTGGCCAGGGCATTGCCCAACGCGGCGCACACGGCTTTGGCATGAAGGTGATTTACCACAATCGTTCTCGGCTTGACGAGGCAACCGAGGCTCAATGCAAGGCCCGATTTGTCAGCAAAGACGAGTTATTGGCGCAGGCAGATCATCTGGTGTTGGTCTTGCCTTACTCCGAGTCATCGCACCACGCCATTGGGCAGGCGGAACTGAGCCAGATGAAGCCCACCGCCACGTTGATCAATATTGCACGGGGCGGCATTGTGGACGACGCCGCGTTGGCAGTCGCCCTGAAAAACGGCACGATTGCGGCCGCGGGTCTGGATGTCTTTGAAGGAGAGCCTCAGGTTCACCCGGATTTGTTGACGGTGCCTAACGTGGTGCTGACCCCTCACATTGCCAGCGCCACGCAGGCCACCCGCCTGGCAATGGCGCATTTGGCGGCCGACAACCTGATTGGGTTTCTGTGTCGTGGCAAGGCCCTGACGCCTTTGAACCCGGAGGTGCTGTCAGCCACTTGTCGCTAG